The following coding sequences lie in one Sphaerochaeta sp. genomic window:
- a CDS encoding rhomboid family intramembrane serine protease, with amino-acid sequence MNWSPQRRTVRMRTLPYDSWNVTWKLVLVNVIVFLMTSVSPNLGVRLAMVPSFILQGWVWEFFTYMFVHSGVQHIFWNMFSLVMFGIPVENQLGSSEFLLAYLLTGVFSGVVSFLCYLAAGVNVMLVGASGAIFGVMVLFAVFYPRARIFIFGLIPIKAPLMIIIYTAIELYSQLFGAGGNVAHITHLAGALGAFLYCLVRLRINPVKVFRYYLHNDY; translated from the coding sequence ATGAACTGGAGCCCCCAACGCAGGACCGTCCGGATGCGGACGTTGCCGTATGATTCCTGGAACGTCACCTGGAAACTTGTCCTGGTGAACGTCATCGTGTTTCTGATGACCTCCGTGTCGCCCAATCTGGGCGTGCGGCTTGCCATGGTCCCGTCGTTTATTCTCCAGGGATGGGTTTGGGAATTCTTTACCTACATGTTCGTCCACAGTGGGGTGCAGCACATTTTCTGGAACATGTTCTCCCTGGTGATGTTCGGCATCCCGGTGGAGAACCAGCTGGGAAGCAGCGAGTTCCTGCTGGCATACCTGCTCACCGGAGTGTTCTCCGGGGTGGTGAGCTTTCTCTGTTATCTTGCCGCCGGCGTCAACGTGATGCTGGTCGGAGCCTCCGGCGCGATCTTCGGGGTCATGGTGCTGTTCGCCGTCTTCTATCCCCGCGCCCGGATCTTCATCTTTGGTTTGATCCCCATCAAGGCGCCGTTGATGATCATCATCTACACGGCCATCGAGCTGTACAGCCAGTTGTTCGGCGCCGGTGGAAACGTCGCCCACATCACCCACCTTGCCGGCGCGCTGGGCGCGTTCCTGTACTGTCTGGTCAGGTTACGGATCAATCCGGTGAAAGTGTTCCGGTATTACCTGCACAACGATTACTGA
- a CDS encoding adenosine deaminase, translating to MVTNAILNEIPKVELHDHLDGGLRVQTVIDLAKQEQIALPSDDPKELHDWFVRGGKQKNLHLYLEAFAVTTAVMQTREALYRVAFEAVEDLAAQNVCYAELRFAPMLHLTKGLAPEEVVQAVLDGLMAGSKKTGMKVGLILCAMRNQDPDVSLKVAELAVAFRDRGVVGFDLAGDEMGYPPKKHLKAFQYIRNQNFNITIHAGEAFGVESIWQAIQVCGAHRIGHGTRLTEDMVLDGSRIAQMGTLSHFILDRRIPIEVCLTSNVGTGAAESYAAHPFPIFFRNNFRCFLCADNPLMSDTTITKEMEIAVRYYGLDFDDLEKLTLNAMKSAFIHNDQKLVLIYDVIKKRYAELRAKYQPQ from the coding sequence ATGGTAACGAACGCGATCCTGAACGAAATCCCCAAAGTGGAACTGCACGACCATCTGGACGGTGGCCTGAGGGTCCAGACGGTCATCGACCTGGCCAAACAGGAACAGATCGCCCTGCCTTCGGATGACCCAAAGGAGCTGCATGATTGGTTCGTCCGGGGTGGCAAACAGAAGAACCTCCACCTGTATCTGGAAGCGTTCGCCGTCACCACGGCGGTGATGCAGACCAGGGAAGCGTTGTACCGTGTCGCATTCGAAGCGGTGGAAGACCTGGCGGCGCAGAACGTCTGCTACGCCGAGCTCCGCTTCGCCCCGATGCTCCACCTGACCAAGGGCCTGGCTCCGGAAGAAGTGGTCCAGGCGGTGCTGGATGGCCTGATGGCCGGCAGCAAGAAGACCGGCATGAAGGTCGGCCTGATCCTCTGCGCCATGCGCAACCAGGATCCCGACGTTTCCTTGAAGGTGGCCGAGCTGGCCGTGGCGTTCCGTGACCGGGGTGTGGTGGGATTCGACCTTGCAGGGGATGAGATGGGATATCCTCCCAAGAAACACCTGAAGGCGTTCCAGTACATCCGCAACCAGAACTTCAACATCACCATCCACGCCGGAGAGGCGTTCGGTGTGGAATCCATCTGGCAGGCCATCCAGGTGTGTGGCGCCCATCGCATCGGGCACGGCACCAGGCTGACGGAAGACATGGTGCTGGATGGCAGCCGCATCGCCCAGATGGGTACCCTCTCCCACTTCATTCTTGACCGGCGGATCCCCATCGAGGTGTGCCTTACCAGCAACGTGGGCACCGGAGCGGCAGAAAGCTACGCCGCCCACCCGTTCCCTATTTTCTTCCGCAACAACTTCCGCTGTTTCCTCTGCGCCGACAACCCGCTGATGAGCGATACGACCATCACCAAAGAGATGGAAATCGCCGTGCGGTACTACGGCCTGGATTTCGATGACTTGGAAAAGCTCACGCTGAACGCCATGAAGAGCGCGTTCATCCACAACGACCAGAAGCTGGTGTTGATCTACGACGTCATCAAGAAACGGTACGCCGAGCTCCGCGCCAAGTACCAGCCTCAGTAA
- a CDS encoding ankyrin repeat domain-containing protein: MSATKASEIKVLLKEGADIHAQNEWGMTPIMLAAQYNPSVAVLNVLLAAGADIQEAEPKYRSNALHLAANKSTNPKIIDALLAAGADLNARNYLGETPLIMAVNSNPETRVVTELINKGADINARDYQGHSVLEYAKSQKRTYIVNELKKLGAN; this comes from the coding sequence GTGTCGGCAACGAAAGCCTCTGAGATCAAAGTACTTCTCAAGGAAGGTGCAGATATTCACGCCCAGAACGAATGGGGAATGACTCCGATCATGCTGGCTGCCCAGTACAATCCCAGCGTCGCCGTGCTGAACGTCCTGCTTGCCGCTGGCGCGGACATCCAGGAAGCCGAGCCGAAGTATCGCTCCAACGCATTGCATCTGGCCGCCAACAAGAGCACCAATCCGAAGATCATTGATGCGCTGCTTGCCGCTGGCGCGGACCTGAACGCCCGCAACTACCTTGGGGAGACTCCGCTGATCATGGCGGTGAACTCCAATCCGGAGACCCGTGTGGTCACCGAGTTGATCAACAAAGGCGCCGACATCAATGCCCGTGACTACCAGGGCCATTCCGTTCTGGAGTATGCCAAGAGCCAGAAGCGGACGTACATCGTCAATGAATTGAAGAAGCTTGGCGCGAACTGA
- a CDS encoding transposase, protein MEDVLSVYARPYDEKFPVVCMDEKPVQFFADLRKRFKKHGVEYYDNEYIRNGTACIFLFTEPLAGWRYADAQERRTKADWARQIEWLLDDQYPDAEKVVLVMDNLNTHSISSLYDTFPPKRAFELAQRLEIHYTPKHGS, encoded by the coding sequence ATGGAAGATGTCCTGTCTGTATACGCTCGTCCGTACGATGAGAAATTTCCAGTGGTCTGTATGGATGAGAAGCCTGTGCAATTCTTTGCTGATTTGCGAAAGCGCTTTAAGAAGCATGGGGTAGAGTATTACGATAACGAATACATCCGAAATGGAACCGCCTGCATTTTCCTGTTCACAGAACCTTTAGCAGGATGGAGATATGCTGATGCTCAGGAACGAAGAACAAAAGCAGATTGGGCGAGACAGATAGAATGGCTTCTGGATGATCAGTATCCGGATGCTGAGAAGGTTGTCTTGGTCATGGATAATCTCAATACCCATTCTATCTCATCGTTATATGATACATTCCCTCCGAAGAGAGCCTTTGAGCTGGCGCAGCGATTGGAGATTCACTACACACCGAAACATGGTTCCTGA
- a CDS encoding helix-turn-helix domain-containing protein: MPSIKYLIELSDKDRRKLEGIVKKGASPARTIMRANILLASDRNGKKPMTVDEVSIAFHVSNTTVQKVRTEYAAYGLEACIERKKRTTPPVPAKVTGDVEAHIIALACTDPPEGYSRWTVRLLADKCVELGFIESVSAMTINRTLKKTNLSLT, encoded by the coding sequence ATGCCGTCGATAAAATACTTGATTGAATTATCAGATAAAGATCGCAGAAAACTGGAGGGTATCGTTAAAAAAGGGGCCTCTCCAGCTCGTACAATCATGAGAGCGAATATTCTCCTTGCCTCAGACAGAAACGGGAAGAAGCCTATGACCGTCGATGAAGTATCAATTGCCTTTCATGTTTCAAATACTACGGTTCAAAAAGTACGCACTGAATATGCCGCATATGGTCTTGAGGCCTGTATTGAGAGAAAAAAACGCACTACGCCACCTGTGCCTGCGAAAGTGACCGGTGATGTAGAGGCTCATATCATCGCTCTTGCCTGTACGGATCCTCCTGAAGGGTATAGTCGCTGGACAGTACGACTACTTGCTGACAAATGTGTTGAACTGGGCTTCATAGAGTCTGTATCTGCGATGACAATCAATCGCACGTTAAAAAAAACGAATTTAAGCCTCACCTGA
- a CDS encoding ABC transporter substrate-binding protein, with the protein MMKRGLRGLALVLTLVCVVPAMLFATGAQETASGTTKVSSLPRSETLYFNGLQWGTAASHNPIGASGVDAFITNNNAIPRLVIYETLFAYNQMDGKLYGLLGKDYTWKDDGKVLSVTLKPAAHWNDGVALTADDVVYTYKLGQKYMLNISSVWSYLDDVRKVDDYTVEFVGSSKNYNRLMMEYAISAIYIMPKHIWEKREAEAGNDGAKLMQIVNEDTVASGPYKLYSSDDTKIVLVRDDNYWGKDPSMFGKLPKPKYLAHNIFKDNASGDAALRANQVDISQQFISQVWKMWEGGAPVKTYLSELPYYVPGTIPWLIINVHKSGLDDPVVRRAIAMSIDYSLIAKNAMSGYTAKMVPSLLLPTDVEQSLVDTNALKPYQWGATVDVAGANKLLDDAGWKKGSDGIREKNGVKLSFKVECPSGWSDWQASLEVVSQSTKAIGMDIHTYYPEAGVMINDMQTGNFDLCMYSYSGIGISSPWDRARTAMSSVDLPAIGQTAYHNYGRYSNPQADKLIQQIANETDPATLKKLWTDLNLIYLKDIPCIGLMYRPNVFYTVNTSVWDGFPMNGDGTNVPPALCMDGYGIWGLYNLHAKK; encoded by the coding sequence ATGATGAAAAGGGGACTTCGGGGTCTGGCTCTGGTCTTGACCCTGGTGTGTGTCGTGCCTGCGATGCTGTTCGCCACAGGCGCTCAGGAAACCGCTTCCGGAACGACGAAGGTTTCGTCGCTTCCGCGTTCGGAAACCCTGTATTTCAATGGATTGCAATGGGGAACGGCGGCAAGCCACAACCCGATCGGAGCATCCGGTGTGGATGCGTTCATAACCAACAACAACGCCATTCCACGTCTGGTGATCTATGAGACGCTGTTCGCCTACAACCAGATGGATGGAAAACTGTATGGTCTGCTGGGCAAGGATTATACGTGGAAGGATGACGGCAAAGTGCTGTCCGTCACATTGAAACCGGCCGCCCACTGGAACGATGGCGTGGCGCTGACCGCCGATGATGTCGTCTATACCTACAAACTCGGACAGAAGTACATGCTGAACATCAGTTCGGTGTGGTCTTATCTGGATGATGTGCGCAAGGTGGATGACTACACCGTTGAGTTCGTCGGCAGTTCGAAGAACTACAACCGGTTGATGATGGAGTACGCCATCAGCGCAATCTACATCATGCCGAAGCACATTTGGGAGAAACGTGAGGCGGAAGCCGGGAACGATGGCGCCAAGCTGATGCAGATCGTCAACGAGGACACGGTGGCTTCCGGTCCGTACAAGCTGTATTCTTCCGATGACACCAAAATCGTGCTGGTCCGTGACGACAACTATTGGGGCAAGGATCCCTCGATGTTCGGGAAGCTTCCTAAGCCGAAGTACCTGGCCCACAACATCTTCAAGGACAACGCCAGCGGAGACGCGGCTCTTCGCGCCAACCAGGTGGATATCTCCCAACAGTTCATCTCCCAGGTTTGGAAGATGTGGGAAGGCGGAGCTCCGGTCAAGACGTATCTCAGCGAACTGCCGTACTACGTGCCGGGCACCATTCCTTGGTTGATCATCAACGTCCACAAGAGCGGACTGGATGATCCGGTGGTGCGTCGCGCCATCGCCATGAGCATCGACTACAGCCTGATCGCCAAGAACGCAATGAGCGGTTATACGGCGAAGATGGTTCCGTCGTTGCTGCTGCCCACCGATGTGGAGCAGTCCTTGGTCGACACCAACGCCCTCAAGCCATACCAGTGGGGCGCCACGGTGGATGTGGCGGGAGCCAACAAGCTGTTGGATGACGCCGGTTGGAAGAAAGGCAGTGATGGCATCCGCGAGAAGAACGGCGTGAAGCTTTCCTTCAAGGTGGAGTGCCCCTCCGGCTGGAGTGACTGGCAGGCTTCATTGGAAGTCGTCTCCCAGAGCACCAAGGCCATCGGCATGGACATCCATACCTATTACCCGGAAGCCGGCGTGATGATCAACGACATGCAGACGGGCAACTTCGACCTGTGCATGTACAGCTATTCCGGCATCGGCATCTCCAGTCCGTGGGATCGTGCCCGTACGGCCATGTCCTCGGTGGATCTTCCCGCGATCGGACAGACGGCATACCACAACTACGGCCGGTACAGCAATCCGCAGGCGGACAAGCTGATCCAGCAGATCGCCAACGAGACGGATCCCGCCACGTTGAAGAAACTGTGGACCGACCTGAACCTGATCTATCTGAAGGACATCCCCTGCATCGGACTGATGTATCGTCCGAACGTGTTCTACACGGTCAACACTTCCGTGTGGGATGGATTCCCGATGAATGGTGACGGCACCAACGTTCCTCCGGCACTGTGCATGGATGGATATGGCATCTGGGGTCTGTACAACCTGCATGCGAAGAAATAA
- a CDS encoding ABC transporter permease encodes MLRKLGWYAITLVLAVILNFVLPRLIKGNPVASIVNSLARGMADTNQMKRMYETYMTQFGLDQPLWKQFFIYVRNLFHGQMGISFSQYPRDVSNIIGSAFGWTLLLQLPAILVAWIIGNILGVLAAYKRGVFDNIVFTVFLFLNAIPAFGLSIIFVWIFANTLHIAPANLAYRFDLLIDWSNPEFIRSVFSHYQLPFWSMVLVAVGGQSLGMREMSIYELNADYVKFSRLLGISDRKIIRYVFHNAMLPQITGLALSLGTMMGGSLIAEIVFSYPGIGTVLYSAIRNQDYPLISGCTLVITLMVLVANFVVDILYGFVDPRIKLAQQEGQ; translated from the coding sequence ATGCTGCGGAAACTGGGGTGGTACGCCATCACCCTGGTGCTGGCCGTCATACTGAATTTCGTGCTTCCCCGGTTGATCAAGGGGAACCCCGTCGCGTCAATCGTCAATTCGCTGGCAAGAGGAATGGCGGACACCAACCAAATGAAACGGATGTACGAGACGTACATGACGCAGTTCGGTCTGGACCAGCCGTTGTGGAAACAGTTCTTCATCTACGTACGGAACCTGTTCCACGGCCAGATGGGCATCTCGTTCAGCCAGTATCCCCGTGATGTCTCCAACATCATCGGTTCGGCGTTCGGCTGGACGTTGCTGCTGCAGCTTCCCGCCATTCTGGTGGCGTGGATCATCGGCAACATCCTGGGCGTGCTGGCCGCCTACAAGCGGGGCGTGTTCGACAACATCGTCTTCACCGTGTTCTTGTTCCTCAACGCCATTCCCGCCTTCGGACTTTCCATCATTTTCGTCTGGATTTTCGCCAATACGCTGCACATCGCTCCGGCAAACCTGGCCTACCGGTTCGACCTGTTGATCGATTGGAGCAACCCGGAGTTCATCCGTTCGGTGTTTTCCCACTACCAGTTGCCGTTCTGGTCGATGGTGCTGGTCGCCGTCGGCGGCCAGTCACTGGGCATGCGGGAGATGTCCATCTACGAGCTGAACGCCGATTACGTGAAGTTCAGCCGGCTCCTTGGCATCAGCGACCGGAAGATCATCCGGTACGTGTTCCACAACGCCATGCTGCCGCAGATCACCGGTCTTGCCCTTTCCCTGGGCACGATGATGGGCGGTTCCTTGATCGCCGAGATCGTCTTCAGCTATCCGGGAATCGGAACGGTACTGTACTCTGCCATCCGCAACCAGGATTATCCGTTGATCTCCGGCTGCACGTTGGTCATCACCCTGATGGTGTTGGTGGCCAACTTCGTCGTCGACATCCTGTATGGGTTCGTGGACCCGAGGATCAAGCTCGCCCAGCAGGAGGGTCAGTGA
- a CDS encoding ABC transporter permease → MLDNILDSLTNIFIVIPSFVILILISVSVSSRTPMTTALVIGITSWPWTARAVRAQTTSLRTRDHVNLSKLSGHSTVMIILQDILPYVASYVMMAFILQIASGILSEASLSMLGLGPQNVASLGLMMNWAVSFNALSTGAWWAFLPPVLTIALITFSLNLMNSGLDQVFNPQLRS, encoded by the coding sequence GTGCTGGACAATATTCTGGATTCGCTTACCAACATCTTCATCGTCATCCCGTCGTTCGTCATTCTGATTCTGATCTCCGTCAGCGTCAGTTCCCGCACCCCGATGACCACGGCGCTGGTCATCGGCATCACCAGCTGGCCGTGGACGGCAAGAGCCGTACGGGCCCAGACGACGTCGCTGAGGACGCGGGACCACGTCAACCTGTCCAAGCTTTCCGGGCACAGTACGGTGATGATCATCCTGCAGGACATCCTGCCGTACGTGGCATCCTACGTGATGATGGCCTTCATCCTGCAGATCGCTTCGGGTATTCTCTCCGAGGCGTCGCTGTCCATGCTGGGGTTGGGGCCGCAGAACGTGGCGTCCCTGGGGCTGATGATGAACTGGGCGGTAAGCTTCAACGCGTTGTCCACCGGAGCGTGGTGGGCGTTTCTGCCCCCGGTGCTGACCATCGCGTTGATCACGTTTTCGCTGAATCTGATGAACTCCGGGCTTGACCAGGTGTTCAACCCCCAGTTGAGGAGCTAG
- a CDS encoding ABC transporter ATP-binding protein gives MERPLLEVKHLTTYYKTRQGEKVIPVDDVSFELMDGKSLGIAGESGCGKSTLAMSVMGYYFPPLFYQKGNIIIDGNDISTLDPEYIHKHVLGREIAYIPQAAMNALNPTLRIIRFIEDVMKAHDPTLSKAEIKEKAEERFSVLGLFPQVLQQHAVELSGGMKQRVVIAVATMLNPKVLIADEPSSALDVTSQKIVIKLLLQLMEKGFIRSMVFITHELPLLYNITDDIMVMYAGQLVERGNAREVVFDPLHPYSSGLMESIIVPEEGVRGHKLQAIPGVPPNLKHPPQGCRFAPRCPYATEECSQGPIAMREAGGDRSYRCRLDVQTLKEKNHHGSEH, from the coding sequence ATGGAACGACCATTGTTGGAAGTGAAGCATCTGACCACCTATTACAAGACACGCCAAGGGGAGAAGGTCATCCCGGTGGATGACGTCTCCTTTGAACTGATGGATGGCAAGAGCCTGGGGATCGCCGGGGAATCCGGGTGCGGAAAAAGCACGTTGGCGATGAGCGTGATGGGCTATTATTTCCCGCCGCTGTTCTACCAGAAGGGGAACATCATCATTGACGGAAACGACATCAGCACCCTGGATCCCGAATACATCCACAAGCACGTCTTGGGCCGGGAGATCGCCTACATCCCTCAGGCGGCGATGAACGCGTTGAATCCCACGCTACGGATCATCCGGTTCATCGAGGACGTGATGAAAGCCCACGATCCCACGCTGAGCAAGGCGGAGATCAAAGAGAAGGCGGAGGAACGTTTCTCCGTACTGGGACTTTTCCCCCAGGTGTTGCAGCAGCACGCCGTGGAACTGTCCGGCGGCATGAAGCAACGGGTGGTCATCGCCGTGGCGACGATGCTCAACCCCAAGGTGTTGATCGCCGACGAACCCTCATCGGCGCTGGACGTCACCTCGCAGAAGATCGTCATCAAGCTGCTCCTCCAGCTGATGGAGAAAGGGTTCATCCGCTCCATGGTGTTCATCACCCACGAACTGCCGCTTCTGTACAACATCACCGATGACATCATGGTGATGTACGCCGGCCAATTGGTGGAGCGGGGAAACGCACGGGAGGTGGTGTTCGATCCCCTGCATCCCTATTCCTCCGGCCTGATGGAGTCGATCATTGTTCCGGAAGAAGGGGTGCGGGGGCACAAACTCCAGGCGATTCCCGGGGTGCCACCCAACCTGAAGCATCCACCCCAAGGCTGCAGGTTCGCCCCCCGCTGTCCGTACGCTACGGAGGAATGCAGCCAGGGGCCCATCGCCATGCGGGAAGCCGGAGGCGACCGGTCCTACCGGTGCCGGCTGGATGTCCAGACACTGAAGGAGAAGAACCACCATGGATCAGAACACTGA
- a CDS encoding dipeptide/oligopeptide/nickel ABC transporter ATP-binding protein: MDQNTEAKLFLSARGLTRVFGSGSRKVTAVDHVDFDFHEGEVVSIVGESGSGKTTLARMVLGLLTPTSGTIYFQGKPRDISSRRKKKEYWRNIQAIFQDPFSTFNIFKRVDTVLADCVKLRSGKKVPREQMTDEMRQSCQFVNLPYDEISNKYPFELSGGQMQRLMIARIFLMQPKILIADEPTSMIDACSRATILDMLMALRDRTKMTIVFITHDIGLAYYVSDTVYIMERGKFVEHGVPDKAILHPQDSYTKRLINDVPKIYEPWDFTHAKAMEVAAKNKQQGEKQ, from the coding sequence ATGGATCAGAACACTGAAGCGAAGCTGTTTCTCAGCGCCCGGGGGCTGACCCGGGTTTTTGGCTCCGGTTCCCGGAAGGTGACGGCCGTCGACCACGTGGATTTTGATTTCCACGAAGGGGAGGTGGTCTCCATCGTCGGGGAAAGCGGAAGCGGCAAGACGACGCTGGCCCGGATGGTGCTGGGGCTTCTCACCCCAACCAGCGGCACGATCTATTTCCAAGGAAAACCAAGGGACATTTCCTCCCGTCGGAAAAAGAAGGAGTACTGGAGGAACATCCAGGCGATCTTCCAGGATCCGTTCTCCACGTTCAACATCTTCAAGCGGGTGGACACCGTCCTGGCCGACTGCGTCAAACTCCGGTCCGGGAAAAAAGTGCCGAGGGAGCAGATGACCGACGAGATGCGGCAGTCCTGCCAGTTCGTCAATCTTCCCTACGACGAGATCTCCAACAAGTATCCGTTCGAGCTCTCCGGAGGGCAGATGCAACGGCTGATGATCGCCCGGATCTTTTTGATGCAGCCGAAGATTCTGATCGCCGACGAACCGACCTCGATGATCGACGCCTGTTCCCGGGCCACCATCCTGGACATGCTGATGGCCCTGCGCGACCGGACCAAGATGACCATCGTCTTCATCACCCACGACATCGGTCTGGCCTACTATGTGTCCGATACGGTGTACATCATGGAACGGGGGAAGTTCGTCGAGCACGGCGTGCCGGACAAGGCGATCCTCCATCCCCAGGACAGCTACACCAAACGGTTGATCAACGATGTTCCCAAAATCTATGAACCATGGGATTTCACCCATGCCAAAGCGATGGAAGTCGCCGCAAAGAACAAGCAACAAGGAGAAAAACAATGA
- a CDS encoding glycoside hydrolase family 3 C-terminal domain-containing protein: MPGNNGLNDKKIIQAVKKGTLPLETLDEAVAHVLELIYAGAKHLDPKATCDLSSHHLLAAEIAKECIVLLKNQNEILPLGSDETVLVVGPFARTPRYQGGGSSHVHPTQIEAALPCMEKLGKITFTEGFSVDSDAEDPAAVAKALELAATHQKVVVFAGMPDAYESEGYDRTHMQLPPNQNALITALAKVNPHLVVVLSNGSPVEMPWVGQAEGIVEGYLGGQASGKAMADILYGVDNPSGHLAETFPLRLEDTPAYLNFPGAQGEVDYREGVFVGYRYYDARKMPVLFPFGHGLSYTTFRLTDLRVDKSAIQDTGSVTVTVDVTNIGARCGKCVVQLYVQDTSNEVIRPVRELKEFAKVELQPGERKTVSFTLGYRSFAYFEPRIEDWRVPTGEYVIHVGFSSRDLPLSAKVRVASTRPVPKVFSLNTPMDEIMNHPLGRKLVMDRLSHSPLAAAGTDKMVAQMMTTMPLRAVVDFSQGLISEKDALALVAALNKAEKT, from the coding sequence ATGCCGGGAAACAACGGACTGAACGACAAGAAGATCATCCAGGCGGTGAAGAAAGGGACACTCCCCCTGGAGACGCTGGATGAAGCCGTCGCCCATGTCCTGGAACTGATTTACGCTGGGGCGAAGCATCTGGATCCCAAGGCCACCTGCGATCTTTCCAGCCACCATCTCCTCGCCGCGGAAATCGCCAAGGAGTGCATCGTCCTGTTGAAGAACCAGAACGAGATCCTTCCGTTGGGAAGCGACGAGACGGTGCTGGTCGTCGGGCCGTTCGCCCGTACGCCACGCTACCAGGGTGGCGGAAGCTCCCACGTCCATCCCACCCAGATCGAAGCGGCATTGCCCTGCATGGAGAAGCTGGGAAAGATTACGTTCACCGAAGGGTTCTCCGTTGATTCGGACGCCGAGGATCCCGCCGCGGTGGCCAAGGCGCTGGAACTGGCTGCGACCCACCAGAAGGTGGTGGTGTTTGCGGGCATGCCGGATGCCTATGAGTCGGAAGGGTACGACCGTACCCACATGCAGCTTCCTCCCAACCAGAACGCGTTGATCACCGCGCTGGCCAAGGTGAACCCCCACCTCGTCGTGGTGCTTTCCAACGGCTCACCGGTGGAGATGCCCTGGGTCGGGCAAGCCGAAGGGATCGTCGAAGGTTATCTGGGAGGACAGGCCTCCGGCAAGGCGATGGCGGACATCCTGTATGGGGTGGACAACCCATCGGGCCATCTTGCCGAGACGTTCCCGCTCCGATTGGAGGACACACCGGCCTACCTGAACTTCCCCGGCGCCCAGGGAGAGGTGGACTACCGGGAAGGAGTCTTTGTCGGATACCGGTACTATGACGCACGGAAGATGCCGGTGCTGTTCCCCTTCGGCCACGGACTGTCCTACACGACGTTCCGGCTGACCGACCTTCGGGTGGACAAGAGCGCGATCCAGGATACCGGGAGCGTCACCGTGACGGTGGACGTGACCAACATCGGGGCGCGGTGTGGCAAGTGTGTCGTCCAGCTGTACGTCCAGGATACCAGCAACGAGGTCATCCGGCCGGTACGGGAACTGAAGGAGTTCGCCAAGGTGGAACTGCAGCCGGGAGAACGGAAAACCGTTTCCTTCACATTGGGGTACCGTTCGTTCGCCTATTTCGAGCCACGGATCGAAGACTGGCGGGTTCCGACCGGGGAGTACGTCATCCACGTCGGATTCTCTTCCCGGGATCTTCCCTTGTCGGCGAAAGTGCGTGTCGCTTCGACTCGCCCGGTTCCCAAGGTGTTCTCCCTGAATACGCCGATGGATGAGATCATGAACCATCCACTGGGACGGAAGCTGGTGATGGATCGCCTGTCGCACAGTCCGCTTGCCGCTGCCGGTACGGACAAGATGGTGGCGCAGATGATGACCACCATGCCGCTTCGGGCGGTGGTGGACTTCAGCCAAGGCCTGATTTCCGAGAAGGACGCCCTGGCGTTGGTCGCCGCGCTGAACAAGGCGGAAAAGACGTGA